From the genome of Pelosinus fermentans DSM 17108:
GAAGTATTCACATTCTTAAAGAGTGGTTTAACCTCTAATGATGTTATTTCTGAGGCTGATCAGCTTTTAGGACTTTTTAAACCAGATATAGTGATTTTCCAAATAGGAATTGTGGATTGTGTTAGAAGAGTTTTGTCACCTAATGTAGTAAAAATATTATCAAGAATTCCAATTATATCAAAATATACTAGAGAAATGATTCGCAAGAAGCATTATTTTTTAACAAAAATTCATGAGTTGAAGTATGTGGGTACTGAGCAATTTGTAGCTAATATAGAGAAAATCTCATACATAGCACATAAAAGAGGAATTGTAGTTGCTTTTATTAAAATAGCTGGTCCAGGCAATGCTTTAATAGAGAGTACTTATGGTGTCGAAGAGGATATTGATTTATATAATCAGATAATTAACATGGAAGTTAGAAAACATAGCAATACAATCTTTGTTGATCCATATGAGGGACAAAATTTAAGAGACTATTTATTAGAGGAAGATGGATATCATTTAAATGCAAAAGGAAACGAATTAGTCTTTAATAGTCTTGTAAGTATGCTCGATGAGATAAGAAAACATGATGCATCTAGCAATTTTGAAAAGTAGGTGTTAAATGTTTAAGAAATTATTTTCATCTTCGTTGTTTCGTTCAATGGGGGTATATACAACTAGTAATTTTATAAATATGGCCATACCCTTTTTTTTGATGCCTATTATGACCCGTTACATGTCACCAGAAGATTATGGTATTACTGCTATGTTTCAGGTTATTACTGGGTTTTTAGCTCCATTTATAGGATTGGGAATGCAAGACGCTATTAATAGGAAATATTTTGATCGTGATAGAATTGACTTACCCAAGTATATTGCGAACTGCTTAATGATTGTTGCGATTACTGCTGTTATAGCTTCTTTTACACTTTATTTCTTTTCAAATCAAATAAGTAAAATAGCATTCTTCCCCCAGGAGTGGTTATGGGGGACTTGGGTCGTTGCAATTGGACAATTCTTGGTTTCTCTAGTTTTGGGACTCTGGCAGGTCCAATTCAAATCAATATTATATAGTATATATCAAGTAGTAATGACGCTGGCAAATATGGTATTGTCATTATGGTTTATTGTGGGGCTAGATTTAAAATGGCAAGGACGGCTTGAAGCACAAATACTTGTAGTAGTGGTATTTGGTCTACTCGGTTTATTCATACTCTATAGGCAGGGATGGATGAATTTTACCTTTGACTATGGTTACGCAAAAGATGCTCTTAAGTTTGGACTTCCACTTGTTCCCCATGCATTAGGCGGAATTATTATGACAATGACGGATCGGATTTTTATTACAACAATGGTTGGTATTACTGATACGGGCCTATATTCTGTGGGAGCTCAAATTGGGATGGTAATAGCCTTGATTGAAGGCGCTTTTGGGACTGCGTGGGGACCTTGGTTATTTGAACGTTTGAAGAGAGATGATACAGATAAGACTAAAAGTACTATAGTAAAGATGACGTATTTATATTTTATAGGTTTATTTATTTTAACCATTGGACTATCAATGATAGCTCCATGGTTTCTAAGCTTTTTTATAGGCGAAAAGTTCGTAGGTGCAGGAAAATTTGTTTTTTGGATCGCTTTAGGGAATGCGTTTGGTGGCATGTTTAGAATTGTAGCGTTGTATATTGTATATGTTGAAAAGACTCATATATTAGCAACGATTACGTTTGTTTCTGCAGGTTTGTACACTATTTCAAATTACTTATTTATTTCTTGGCATGGGTCACTTGGTGCGGCGCAATCATTTGCTTTTATTAAGTTTGTTTTTCTAGTACTTACATGGATCCTGAGTAATCGAGTTTTCCAGATGCCATGGATGATATTGAAAAAGTAGTGAGTGGAATGGAGTGAATATTTTTGTCACAAATTAGGATGAAGGCTTGCGAAATCTTGAAAAATATGGGTATTACTATTTTTTCTATCTTACGAATAATAAAATTTATGCAACCTAAAAGTAAAATGCCGCAGATAGATTCTGGTAATCGTAATCGTGAATGTGTTGTTATAGGAACTGGGCCGTCATTAATTAATACATTAGCTCAGAATTTAGAGTTTTTTGAGTCAATGCCTAAGCTATGTGTAAATGATATTGTTTTGTCTAACTATTTTGAGGACTTGCAGCCTGAGTACTATGCCTTTTTTGATCCTGCTTACTTTGATGAACAGGTATCAGTAAAATTTAAACGAGATCGTGAGTGTATAATCAAAAGTCTGATACAGAAAACGAAGTGGTCAATGATCTTGTTTTTACCACGACAGGCACAAAGAAATATAGAATTTAAAGAGATCTCTTTAAAAAATTCCAATATTAATGTAGTATTTATTAATAATACTCTTATAGATGGATTTGCAAGCTTTCGCCATTTAATTTATAAATTAAATTTAGGGATGCCAAGAGTTCAAAATATTCTAGTTGCAGGAATTTTTTTAATGTTAAATTTGGGATACAAGAAAATTTATACTATTGGGGCGGATCATTCATGGCATGAAGATCTTATTTTGGATAATGACAATAGGGTATATTTAAAGTTAGGACATTGCTATGATGAAAATGAAATAGATTACGTCCCGTTTTTTATGGATGCACAGGAAAAACATACATTTAAAATGCATGAAGTGTTTGAAGCATTAACAGCAACTTTTAAGGGGTATTTTTATTTGAAACAATATGCGGATTATCTACAGGCTACTATTATAAATGCTAGCGATAAAACATATATTGATGCATTTGAAAGGCTGAAATTATAAAATGATAAAAACGATTTTTAAAAATCCTTTTACTAGATGGCTTAAGTGGCTAATGCACTATTTCCACGTTAGACGTAAATTTCCAACTGCGAAATTATATTATAAGGCTTTTGCTAGACAGTCGCAGTTAGGAGAATATGTGACTATTTATGAGAAATCTAATGTACATCAGTGTGAGATTGGTGATTACACCTATATAGCAGGTCAGAGCACATTATTAAACACACGTGTAGGCAAATTTTGCTCAATTGGTCCTGGTGTACGGTGCGGATTGGGAAGACATCCAGTAAATTTTGTTTCTACACATCCTATTTTCTTTTCTATATTTAAGCAAGCTCAAATTACTTTCGCTGATAAAGCATACTTTAAAGAACTTTTACCAATAGAAATGGGGAATGATGTATGGATTGGTGCTAATGCTGTTATTTTGGATGGCGTAAATATTGGAGATGGAGCTATTATTGCAGCAGGAGCTGTTGTTAATAAAGATATTCCGGCATATGCCGTCGTTGGTGGTGTACCGGCTAAGACTATTAAGTATAGATTTAGCCAGAAAGAGATTAAATATTTAATGGAATTTAAGTGGTGGAATAAAGAGAATAGTTGGATTAAAGATAATTGGAAATCATTCCATGATATAGAGTTGTTTTCC
Proteins encoded in this window:
- a CDS encoding SGNH/GDSL hydrolase family protein; protein product: MRILIVTDSLGMPRGNVDIENTWTRSFIKEYGGCFEVFTFLKSGLTSNDVISEADQLLGLFKPDIVIFQIGIVDCVRRVLSPNVVKILSRIPIISKYTREMIRKKHYFLTKIHELKYVGTEQFVANIEKISYIAHKRGIVVAFIKIAGPGNALIESTYGVEEDIDLYNQIINMEVRKHSNTIFVDPYEGQNLRDYLLEEDGYHLNAKGNELVFNSLVSMLDEIRKHDASSNFEK
- a CDS encoding CatB-related O-acetyltransferase; amino-acid sequence: MIKTIFKNPFTRWLKWLMHYFHVRRKFPTAKLYYKAFARQSQLGEYVTIYEKSNVHQCEIGDYTYIAGQSTLLNTRVGKFCSIGPGVRCGLGRHPVNFVSTHPIFFSIFKQAQITFADKAYFKELLPIEMGNDVWIGANAVILDGVNIGDGAIIAAGAVVNKDIPAYAVVGGVPAKTIKYRFSQKEIKYLMEFKWWNKENSWIKDNWKSFHDIELFSRNNSY
- a CDS encoding lipopolysaccharide biosynthesis protein, which encodes MFKKLFSSSLFRSMGVYTTSNFINMAIPFFLMPIMTRYMSPEDYGITAMFQVITGFLAPFIGLGMQDAINRKYFDRDRIDLPKYIANCLMIVAITAVIASFTLYFFSNQISKIAFFPQEWLWGTWVVAIGQFLVSLVLGLWQVQFKSILYSIYQVVMTLANMVLSLWFIVGLDLKWQGRLEAQILVVVVFGLLGLFILYRQGWMNFTFDYGYAKDALKFGLPLVPHALGGIIMTMTDRIFITTMVGITDTGLYSVGAQIGMVIALIEGAFGTAWGPWLFERLKRDDTDKTKSTIVKMTYLYFIGLFILTIGLSMIAPWFLSFFIGEKFVGAGKFVFWIALGNAFGGMFRIVALYIVYVEKTHILATITFVSAGLYTISNYLFISWHGSLGAAQSFAFIKFVFLVLTWILSNRVFQMPWMILKK